From Pandoraea vervacti, the proteins below share one genomic window:
- a CDS encoding undecaprenyl-diphosphate phosphatase: MDYLQVLVLAIVQGVAELLPVSSSAHVIMAEKLMGLDPSTPAMTLLLVMLHTGTMLAVIVYFWKSWRERYFSSKHDFVHNAKQVIIATAFTGVIGLALMFFIEKVLMRGSAHAEIEHLFGNLYIISAGLAMAGILILISGTRRPPMGDRPMRGTDSAWIGAVQGVCLPFRGFSRSGSTISTGMLRGLDKVRVEEFSFALAVVLTPPVIVKEAYRLYKSGGAQTLSGHFMSVLTPSLVGMAFSFLAGLVALRWLSRWLEHGRWYLFGIYCLVASAVVLAASQYL, translated from the coding sequence ATGGACTATTTGCAAGTGCTCGTGCTCGCCATCGTACAAGGCGTGGCAGAGCTGCTTCCGGTGTCGAGCTCGGCTCACGTCATCATGGCCGAGAAGCTGATGGGGCTCGACCCTTCCACACCCGCCATGACGCTGTTGCTCGTCATGCTGCACACCGGCACGATGCTTGCCGTCATCGTTTATTTCTGGAAGTCGTGGCGCGAGCGTTATTTCTCGTCGAAGCACGACTTCGTTCACAACGCCAAGCAGGTGATCATCGCGACCGCCTTCACCGGCGTGATCGGTCTTGCGCTGATGTTCTTCATCGAGAAAGTGCTGATGCGCGGCTCGGCGCATGCGGAAATCGAGCATCTGTTCGGCAATCTGTACATCATCTCGGCCGGCCTCGCGATGGCGGGAATTCTGATTCTGATTTCGGGCACCCGACGCCCCCCGATGGGCGATCGCCCGATGCGAGGGACCGACTCGGCGTGGATCGGCGCGGTGCAGGGCGTTTGCCTGCCCTTCCGTGGTTTCTCGCGTTCGGGATCGACCATCTCGACGGGCATGCTGCGCGGGCTCGACAAGGTGCGTGTCGAGGAATTCAGCTTCGCGCTGGCCGTCGTGCTCACCCCGCCGGTGATCGTGAAGGAGGCTTACCGTCTGTACAAGTCGGGGGGCGCACAAACGCTGTCGGGCCACTTCATGTCGGTGCTCACACCGAGCCTCGTTGGTATGGCGTTCAGCTTTCTGGCCGGTCTCGTCGCCTTGCGCTGGCTCTCGCGCTGGCTCGAACATGGGCGGTGGTACCTGTTCGGCATTTATTGCCTCGTAGCGTCGGCCGTCGTGCTCGCGGCCAGCCAGTACCTGTAA
- a CDS encoding LysR substrate-binding domain-containing protein, with the protein MRITQLRSFHAVARHGSVTRAAQALHVSQPTMTTQIRALEETYGVELFYRHGRGLTLTPTGKALYAVSLRIFADEAEALGLLKEHGGLRTGELRLGAVGPHHAMEIVAAFQPRYPGIRISMRPGNSEEMIEGLLAYRTDVAVLARYQDDVRLHAVPYRTHPVVLLAPRTHRFARRKGVRLADLADEPMLMREPGSTTRHALEAAMQEAGVAPRVAMEIGSREAIREAVILGLGVAAVSAREHTPDARLATVPISDAKVETTTVVVCLAERRESRAIAAFMDVVAKLV; encoded by the coding sequence ATGCGAATCACCCAGTTGCGCTCGTTTCATGCCGTTGCGCGTCACGGCAGCGTGACGCGCGCCGCGCAGGCGTTGCATGTAAGTCAGCCCACCATGACCACGCAGATCCGCGCGCTGGAAGAGACTTACGGCGTTGAGCTGTTCTATCGTCACGGTCGCGGCCTGACGCTCACCCCTACCGGCAAGGCACTTTATGCCGTCAGCCTGCGCATCTTCGCCGACGAGGCCGAAGCGCTCGGCTTGCTCAAGGAGCATGGGGGGCTGCGTACGGGGGAATTACGTCTTGGGGCGGTCGGGCCGCATCACGCGATGGAAATCGTCGCGGCGTTTCAGCCGCGTTATCCCGGCATCCGGATCTCGATGCGCCCGGGCAATTCGGAAGAGATGATCGAAGGGCTGTTGGCCTACCGCACCGACGTGGCGGTGCTGGCGCGATATCAAGACGACGTGCGTCTGCACGCAGTGCCGTATCGCACGCATCCGGTCGTATTGCTGGCGCCGCGCACGCATCGCTTTGCGCGACGCAAGGGCGTCAGGCTCGCCGACCTGGCCGACGAGCCGATGCTCATGCGCGAGCCGGGTTCGACGACGCGTCACGCGCTCGAAGCGGCCATGCAGGAGGCAGGCGTCGCGCCGAGGGTGGCGATGGAGATCGGCAGCCGTGAAGCGATTCGCGAAGCGGTGATTCTCGGCCTTGGCGTCGCAGCCGTATCTGCGCGCGAACACACCCCCGACGCGCGGTTGGCGACGGTGCCCATCAGCGATGCGAAGGTGGAGACGACGACCGTCGTGGTGTGTCTGGCCGAGCGTCGCGAATCGCGCGCCATCGCTGCGTTCATGGACGTCGTGGCGAAATTGGTATGA
- the psrA gene encoding iron-containing alcohol dehydrogenase PsrA: MTARSRFHNPVDVHFGAGALANLPALVGSRRAVLVTMPEARALGMSGQIEALLGQRLAGVIDQVSPNPDVRELAPMYGDFWRRYAQCEVIVALGGGSALDTAKLLMVAGDDDKFATLIDALDAGGTFRPTRTKRLITVPTTAGTGSEVTPWATLWDRHVKRKKYSLHLPQTWPEAAIVDPCLTRSLPRAVTLQSGLDALSHALEAIWNVNANPISDTFAVTAAREMMRVLPKLMASLDDMPLREQAALAALQAGMAFSNTKTALAHSISYDMTIRYGLPHGIACSFTLPAVMRLAIGRRADRDAVLAQVFDGDIDGAPDALTAFLNGLGVATEFSAYGVSEPESAQMITAALDGPRGRNFIGAAA; the protein is encoded by the coding sequence ATGACTGCACGTTCACGTTTTCATAACCCGGTCGACGTTCACTTCGGTGCGGGAGCGCTCGCCAATTTGCCCGCACTCGTCGGCAGCCGCCGCGCGGTGCTCGTCACCATGCCCGAGGCACGCGCGCTCGGCATGTCCGGGCAGATCGAAGCGCTGCTCGGTCAGCGGCTTGCCGGCGTGATCGATCAGGTCAGCCCGAATCCGGATGTGCGGGAACTCGCCCCGATGTACGGTGACTTCTGGCGTCGCTACGCGCAGTGCGAGGTGATCGTGGCGCTTGGCGGCGGCAGTGCGCTCGATACCGCGAAGCTGTTGATGGTGGCGGGCGACGACGACAAATTCGCCACGCTCATCGATGCGCTAGATGCCGGCGGCACGTTCCGGCCCACGCGCACGAAACGGCTCATCACGGTGCCCACGACCGCGGGCACCGGCAGCGAAGTGACGCCGTGGGCCACGCTGTGGGATCGCCACGTGAAGCGCAAGAAATACTCGCTGCATCTTCCGCAGACATGGCCCGAAGCCGCCATCGTCGACCCGTGCCTGACCCGTTCGCTACCACGCGCCGTCACGTTGCAGAGCGGTCTCGATGCGCTCTCGCACGCGCTCGAAGCGATCTGGAACGTCAACGCGAATCCCATTTCCGACACGTTTGCGGTCACGGCGGCGCGCGAGATGATGCGCGTGCTGCCAAAGCTCATGGCGTCGCTCGACGACATGCCATTGCGCGAACAGGCGGCGCTGGCCGCCCTTCAGGCGGGTATGGCCTTCTCCAACACGAAGACCGCACTGGCCCACTCGATTTCGTACGACATGACGATCCGCTACGGACTACCGCACGGCATTGCGTGCTCGTTCACGTTGCCGGCCGTCATGCGTCTGGCCATCGGTAGACGGGCGGATCGCGACGCGGTGCTCGCACAGGTTTTCGACGGCGACATCGACGGTGCCCCCGATGCGCTTACCGCCTTCCTCAACGGTCTGGGCGTGGCGACCGAGTTCTCCGCCTATGGGGTGAGCGAGCCCGAGTCGGCCCAGATGATCACCGCTGCGCTCGACGGCCCGCGCGGACGCAATTTCATCGGCGCTGCCGCCTGA
- a CDS encoding MFS transporter, which translates to MEQVLNGVGARDAVNAEKAVRTVAMASLIGTTVEWYDFFLYGTITGLVFNKLFFPSGDAFVATALAYTVYAVGFATRPLGGILFGHFGDRLGRKPLLIVTLTIMGVSTFLIGLVPTYDSIGIAAPLILLFLRLLQGIGLGGEWGGAVLMAFEYAPRDKRGQFAAYPQIGLAVGLCLSTGVVALLSSTLTDEQFMSWGWRLAFMLSLVLVAVGMFIRLRVLETPEFARIKDSQHVAHVPLSEIVRDYRRNVLLGWGARYIDGVVFNVYAVFAISYLVGTLHFPKTPILLAVTLAALVLVATIPYASKLSDRIGRRRVFAAGALACGLSSIPALAVMQYSGNVWWVSLAVIVPLGVVYAFVYGPEASMFCELFDTRVRYTGISVVYQVSGIVSSSITPLVAATLLEYGGHKPWWIAVYVLVVGCLSAACAKAMKRTY; encoded by the coding sequence ATGGAACAGGTTCTCAACGGCGTTGGCGCGCGTGACGCCGTTAACGCCGAAAAAGCGGTGCGCACGGTCGCGATGGCCAGCCTGATCGGCACGACGGTCGAGTGGTACGACTTCTTTCTGTACGGGACCATCACCGGGCTCGTCTTCAACAAACTTTTCTTTCCCAGCGGCGACGCATTCGTTGCCACCGCCCTCGCCTATACCGTCTACGCCGTGGGTTTCGCCACGCGTCCGCTCGGCGGCATCCTCTTCGGTCACTTCGGCGATCGGCTGGGGCGCAAACCCTTGTTGATCGTCACACTCACCATCATGGGCGTGTCGACATTCCTGATCGGGCTGGTGCCGACGTACGACAGTATCGGCATCGCCGCGCCGCTGATCCTGCTGTTTCTGCGTTTGCTGCAAGGCATCGGGCTGGGCGGCGAATGGGGTGGCGCTGTGCTCATGGCGTTCGAATACGCGCCGCGCGACAAGCGTGGGCAGTTCGCCGCGTACCCGCAGATCGGGCTGGCGGTGGGGCTGTGTCTGTCGACCGGCGTGGTGGCGCTGTTGTCCTCGACGCTCACCGACGAGCAGTTCATGTCGTGGGGCTGGCGTCTCGCATTCATGCTGAGCCTGGTGCTCGTGGCGGTCGGCATGTTCATCCGGTTGCGCGTGCTGGAAACCCCCGAGTTCGCGAGGATCAAGGACAGTCAACACGTAGCGCATGTGCCGCTCTCGGAGATCGTGCGCGACTATCGTCGCAATGTGTTGCTCGGCTGGGGCGCGCGTTATATCGATGGTGTGGTGTTCAACGTCTACGCCGTGTTTGCGATCTCGTATCTCGTGGGAACGCTGCACTTTCCGAAGACGCCGATTTTGCTGGCCGTCACCCTCGCTGCACTGGTACTGGTCGCGACGATTCCCTATGCATCGAAGCTCTCGGATCGCATCGGACGCCGGCGCGTCTTCGCGGCGGGGGCGCTGGCGTGCGGGCTTTCGTCGATTCCGGCGCTCGCGGTGATGCAGTACTCGGGCAACGTGTGGTGGGTCTCACTCGCCGTGATCGTGCCGCTCGGTGTGGTGTATGCGTTCGTGTACGGTCCGGAGGCGTCGATGTTCTGCGAGTTGTTTGACACGCGGGTGCGTTACACCGGCATCTCGGTCGTCTACCAGGTCTCGGGCATCGTCTCCAGTTCGATCACGCCGTTGGTGGCGGCAACGCTGCTCGAATACGGCGGCCACAAGCCGTGGTGGATCGCCGTGTATGTGCTGGTGGTGGGGTGCCTGTCCGCCGCGTGTGCGAAAGCGATGAAGCGCACGTATTGA
- a CDS encoding DUF4148 domain-containing protein has translation MNTRILAAVVAAASFVSASAFADARYDDNTSNLPVATQSQVSRADVRAELAQAGANGQLIQTETGAPVVTASHVETAPAVAPLTRADVRAQLNDRNAFAQDSRS, from the coding sequence ATGAACACCCGTATCCTTGCCGCCGTTGTTGCCGCTGCCTCGTTTGTCTCGGCCTCCGCTTTCGCTGACGCCCGTTATGACGACAACACCTCGAACCTGCCTGTGGCGACGCAGAGCCAGGTGAGCCGCGCCGACGTGCGCGCCGAGCTGGCCCAGGCTGGCGCTAACGGTCAACTGATCCAGACCGAAACCGGCGCGCCGGTGGTGACGGCGTCGCATGTCGAAACGGCGCCGGCCGTCGCGCCGCTCACGCGCGCCGACGTGCGTGCTCAACTGAACGACCGTAACGCGTTTGCGCAAGACAGCCGTTCGTAA
- a CDS encoding adenosine deaminase family protein — protein sequence MTETPGHVPAARTGVQIQEAHRTFFRTMPKVELHCHLLGAVRHDTFVALAEKSNAPLARTEIDAFYTRGEKPVGVLRVLRALDQYLLTCPDDLHRVAYEYLADAAEYNVRYSEFFWNPTGTVRTSGIPYAAAQDAIVAAIRDAERDHGIVGRLIPSIDREADAAEAVEMVDWMRAHRADEVIGIGIDYRENDRPPELFWKAYRNARLAGFRTTAHAGEFGMPWTNVETAVELLKCDRIDHGYTIVDAPHFARECAERGIVFTVVPTNSYYLRTLAPERWAEDHPMRRMPGLGLKIHPNTDDPTLHKVNPAQAWELMFSHFGFSLDELRTFMHNGLDGAWIDDSTRHDWRRRFNEAFDNARDVLTQSLAT from the coding sequence ATGACAGAGACACCGGGCCACGTGCCCGCCGCACGCACCGGCGTGCAGATACAGGAGGCGCATCGCACGTTCTTCCGTACGATGCCGAAGGTCGAACTCCACTGCCATTTGCTCGGCGCGGTGCGTCACGACACGTTCGTTGCGCTCGCCGAGAAGTCGAATGCGCCGCTCGCGCGCACCGAGATCGACGCGTTCTACACACGTGGCGAGAAGCCCGTGGGGGTGCTGCGCGTGCTGCGCGCGCTCGATCAATATCTGCTCACGTGCCCGGACGACCTGCATCGCGTCGCGTACGAATATCTGGCCGACGCCGCCGAGTACAACGTGCGGTACAGCGAGTTCTTCTGGAACCCCACCGGCACCGTGCGCACGTCCGGCATTCCGTATGCCGCCGCACAGGACGCCATCGTCGCCGCCATTCGCGACGCCGAGCGCGATCACGGTATCGTCGGCCGTCTGATTCCAAGCATCGACCGCGAAGCCGACGCGGCCGAAGCCGTCGAGATGGTCGATTGGATGCGCGCCCATCGGGCCGACGAAGTGATCGGCATCGGTATCGACTATCGCGAAAACGACCGTCCGCCCGAACTGTTCTGGAAAGCCTATCGCAACGCACGCCTTGCGGGCTTCAGGACGACGGCGCACGCGGGCGAATTCGGCATGCCCTGGACGAACGTCGAGACCGCCGTCGAGCTGTTGAAATGCGATCGCATCGATCATGGCTATACCATCGTCGACGCCCCGCATTTCGCACGCGAATGTGCCGAGCGCGGCATCGTCTTCACGGTCGTGCCGACGAATTCCTATTACCTGCGTACGCTCGCCCCCGAGCGCTGGGCAGAAGATCACCCCATGCGCCGCATGCCGGGCCTCGGCCTGAAGATTCACCCGAACACCGACGATCCCACGCTTCACAAAGTCAATCCGGCGCAGGCATGGGAGCTGATGTTCAGCCACTTCGGCTTCTCGCTCGATGAGTTGCGCACCTTCATGCACAACGGCCTTGACGGCGCATGGATCGACGACAGCACGCGACACGACTGGCGCCGCCGTTTCAACGAGGCATTCGACAACGCGCGCGACGTGCTCACCCAGTCGCTGGCCACCTGA
- a CDS encoding NCS2 family permease codes for MPPTSRAQPAPVPGGWLERRFAIGARGSSVRTEVLAGITTFLAAAYLLVVIPSLLATGGMDRGAATTAVMLVFVLFSVLMGCYANLPFVVGPGIGGSVIVGVTLAATEHVAWQTGIAIAFLSGLLFLLLTLVGARSVVARLIPTAIKLGLGASIGLFIAVLGVRNAGMVVANVKTNAFALGDFSKPGTLVALIGLGVAVLLQGRKVPGAILWSILVAAIVGVPLGVTKVPESFISLPHSLAPVAFQLDLKSALTISALPYLFAFFAAEFFSTLGTTLAVGGKAGLLDEHGNMENINRPFLVDSIAATGGALLGIPALTALVESAAGVEAGGRTGLTSIAAAVMFALVCFFVPVALAIPKEATAPALILIGLSMFSTIRHVPFDDFSDAFPVLAMVLLTLLSNSFGTGIAGGLLCYVLVKALMGRFKELPWGLYVLALPLAYYFWTVVGRH; via the coding sequence GTGCCGCCGACATCCCGGGCGCAGCCTGCTCCGGTCCCCGGCGGCTGGCTGGAACGCCGCTTCGCCATCGGCGCGCGCGGCTCGAGCGTGCGCACCGAAGTGCTCGCCGGTATCACCACGTTCCTCGCGGCGGCATACCTGCTGGTCGTGATTCCCTCGCTGCTTGCCACGGGCGGCATGGATCGCGGCGCGGCCACCACGGCAGTCATGCTCGTGTTCGTGCTGTTCTCGGTATTGATGGGGTGCTACGCGAACCTGCCGTTCGTGGTCGGCCCCGGTATCGGCGGGTCGGTCATCGTCGGCGTGACGCTCGCCGCCACCGAACACGTCGCCTGGCAGACCGGCATCGCCATCGCGTTCCTCTCGGGTCTGCTGTTCCTGCTGCTGACGCTTGTTGGCGCACGCAGTGTCGTGGCACGTCTGATTCCGACGGCCATCAAGCTCGGCCTCGGCGCGTCCATCGGCTTGTTCATCGCCGTGCTCGGGGTGCGCAACGCCGGCATGGTCGTCGCCAACGTCAAGACGAACGCCTTCGCGCTGGGAGACTTCAGCAAGCCGGGCACCCTCGTCGCGCTCATCGGTCTGGGCGTGGCCGTGCTGTTGCAGGGGCGCAAAGTGCCCGGCGCCATCCTCTGGTCGATCCTCGTCGCCGCGATCGTCGGTGTGCCGCTGGGCGTGACGAAAGTGCCGGAGTCGTTCATCTCGCTGCCGCACAGCCTCGCGCCGGTCGCCTTCCAGCTCGATCTGAAAAGCGCGCTGACGATCTCCGCGCTGCCTTACCTCTTCGCATTCTTCGCGGCGGAATTCTTCTCCACGCTGGGCACCACGCTCGCCGTGGGCGGCAAAGCCGGTTTGCTCGATGAGCACGGCAACATGGAGAACATCAACCGTCCATTCCTCGTCGACTCGATCGCGGCCACGGGCGGCGCACTGCTGGGCATTCCCGCGCTCACCGCGCTGGTCGAATCGGCCGCAGGCGTGGAGGCGGGCGGGCGCACCGGACTCACGTCCATTGCCGCCGCCGTGATGTTCGCACTGGTGTGCTTCTTCGTGCCGGTCGCGCTGGCGATTCCGAAGGAGGCTACCGCGCCCGCGCTCATTCTCATCGGCCTGTCGATGTTCAGCACCATCCGACATGTGCCGTTCGACGACTTCAGCGACGCCTTCCCCGTATTGGCGATGGTGTTGCTCACGCTGCTCTCGAACAGCTTCGGCACCGGTATCGCCGGGGGCTTGTTGTGCTATGTGCTGGTCAAGGCGCTGATGGGCCGCTTCAAGGAACTGCCGTGGGGCCTGTACGTGCTGGCCTTGCCGCTGGCGTATTACTTCTGGACGGTCGTGGGACGTCATTGA
- a CDS encoding LysR family transcriptional regulator, whose amino-acid sequence MATSSRRPEHTPHTIVKADALSSARAIPAGATVPGAASALTSAGVPPLPALTLRQVQYFVALAHSRSFTQAAHALSVTQPALTAAIRQIEFLLGGRLFERSAHRLTLTEAGATILPLAERLLNAARGTFDDMTSTFTLQAQTVRIGFIPSVAARLLPVLGSLRDAHPNVRFALSDLPNSELVAALARGEIDLGVGIRDQADEAGHAASAEGFRCDDLFDDEIVLVARHDDPLASGGSVTWSQLTERDLAVFVRGNVSDSLQRTGGSQNLRLEPKYRMEYTEPLYALVRSGLALAILPRLYTLHLHDPALVALDVVAPRVTRTVALMSLVGKERGPQVSACRDWIAEHLAT is encoded by the coding sequence ATGGCGACTTCGTCCCGCCGTCCCGAGCACACCCCCCACACCATCGTCAAGGCCGATGCTCTGTCCTCCGCCAGGGCTATCCCCGCAGGGGCCACGGTCCCCGGCGCGGCTTCGGCCCTGACGTCGGCCGGTGTGCCGCCGCTACCCGCGCTGACACTGCGTCAGGTGCAGTACTTCGTGGCCCTTGCGCACTCGCGCAGCTTCACGCAGGCGGCGCACGCGCTGTCGGTCACGCAACCGGCGCTGACCGCCGCCATTCGTCAGATCGAGTTCCTGCTCGGCGGCCGGCTGTTCGAGCGTTCCGCCCATCGTCTGACGCTGACCGAGGCGGGGGCGACGATCCTCCCGCTGGCGGAGCGCCTGCTCAACGCGGCGCGCGGCACGTTCGACGATATGACGAGCACCTTCACATTGCAGGCGCAGACGGTACGCATCGGTTTCATACCGTCGGTCGCGGCGCGCCTGCTCCCTGTACTCGGCAGTCTGCGCGACGCGCATCCGAACGTGCGATTCGCACTCTCGGACCTGCCCAACAGCGAACTGGTCGCAGCCCTGGCCCGCGGCGAAATCGATCTGGGCGTCGGCATTCGCGATCAGGCCGATGAGGCCGGTCACGCCGCCAGCGCCGAGGGCTTTCGCTGCGACGATTTGTTCGACGACGAGATCGTGCTCGTTGCACGTCACGACGATCCGCTCGCCTCGGGCGGGTCCGTCACCTGGTCTCAGCTCACCGAACGCGACCTCGCCGTGTTCGTGCGCGGCAACGTCAGCGACTCGCTGCAACGCACGGGCGGCTCGCAAAACCTGCGGCTTGAGCCGAAGTACCGCATGGAGTACACCGAGCCGCTTTATGCACTGGTGCGAAGCGGTCTCGCACTGGCCATCCTGCCCCGGCTCTACACGCTGCATCTGCACGATCCGGCGCTGGTCGCACTCGATGTCGTCGCCCCGCGCGTGACGCGCACGGTGGCGCTGATGTCGCTCGTGGGCAAGGAGCGCGGCCCGCAAGTGAGCGCATGCCGCGACTGGATCGCCGAACATCTCGCGACCTGA
- a CDS encoding nucleoside hydrolase, whose protein sequence is MASKPRSRRSFLRTSLAASLVTLGSTGAGSAFAKMTTTEGASPLTADGTPRRTVIIDCDPGQDDAIAILFALGSREQIDLKALTVVGGNVPLNLTERNARIVRDWAGKTRSLPVYAGCPKPLMRDLVTAANVMGRSGLDGVELHEPRGPLEKPHAVTYLIDTLRAAAPESVTLVGIGPLTNIATALTAAPEGAKAIREIVLMGGAWFERGNYTPAAEFNIFVDPEAASIVLGAGVPVTVVPRDVSLKALITPARIAPFRALKNRCGPIVADILAAGVAYQKRRRGVEEAPMYDPCTIAYLLDPTMFGGRRVNVAVETTGQLTLGETVVDWNGRTKRPANAMWLTDIDAERFYDLLLERIARLP, encoded by the coding sequence ATGGCTAGCAAGCCACGCAGCCGCCGCAGCTTCCTGCGCACCTCGCTTGCCGCCTCCCTGGTCACGCTCGGCAGCACCGGCGCCGGCAGCGCCTTCGCCAAAATGACGACAACGGAAGGCGCCTCGCCGCTCACGGCAGACGGCACGCCGCGCCGCACGGTCATCATCGACTGCGACCCGGGGCAGGACGATGCCATCGCCATCCTGTTCGCCCTGGGCTCGCGCGAGCAGATCGACCTCAAGGCGCTCACCGTCGTGGGCGGCAACGTGCCGCTGAACCTGACCGAGCGCAACGCCCGCATTGTGCGCGACTGGGCCGGCAAGACCCGGTCGCTGCCGGTCTACGCCGGTTGCCCCAAGCCGCTCATGCGCGATCTGGTAACTGCGGCGAACGTCATGGGACGCTCGGGCCTGGACGGTGTCGAGCTGCACGAGCCGCGCGGCCCGCTGGAGAAGCCGCATGCCGTGACCTACCTCATCGACACGTTGCGCGCGGCGGCCCCCGAAAGCGTGACGCTCGTCGGCATCGGGCCGCTCACCAACATCGCGACCGCATTGACGGCCGCCCCGGAAGGCGCAAAAGCGATTCGTGAAATCGTGCTGATGGGCGGCGCATGGTTCGAGCGCGGCAACTACACGCCAGCGGCCGAATTCAACATCTTCGTCGACCCGGAAGCGGCGAGCATCGTGCTGGGCGCCGGTGTGCCCGTGACCGTGGTGCCGCGCGATGTCAGCCTGAAAGCGTTGATCACGCCGGCGCGTATCGCGCCGTTTCGCGCGCTCAAGAACCGCTGCGGCCCGATCGTCGCCGACATTCTCGCCGCAGGCGTCGCGTATCAGAAGCGCCGTCGCGGTGTGGAAGAAGCGCCGATGTACGACCCGTGCACCATCGCCTATCTGCTCGACCCGACAATGTTTGGCGGTCGGCGCGTCAATGTGGCCGTGGAGACGACCGGACAGCTCACGCTCGGTGAAACGGTCGTGGACTGGAATGGCCGCACGAAGCGTCCGGCCAACGCGATGTGGCTCACCGACATCGACGCCGAGCGCTTCTACGACTTGCTGCTCGAACGTATCGCGCGTTTGCCGTAG
- a CDS encoding porin: protein MKTTILARLGLAGFAAAMGLGASAAHAQSNVTIYGLISGGVGYVSNQGGSKNWQALSGTNQNPRWGFRGSEDLGNGTKAIFTLEAGFSIVNGTGAQNGRAFGRQSFVGLSDKQWGTLTLGRQYDTIHDYVGPIIISSNGVNIGDNDNGYNDIRMQNSVKWVSPTVGGFHGTAQYGFSNSATGFRNNNAYSFGLGYKYGDFDWNAAYAQYNNPFSGTNNDGAIANDYASPLLIFSKSATRANVYAREQRIFATGGFYRWGPALIGAMFSDVNYTYLDNSHLHLQNYNLTLNYNVTPALVLGAAYGFTAGKYDVINTRPQWHQVNLQADYWLSKRTDVALTLNAQQAAGDAQVAQLFGYAASSTKRQMAVTLGMRHTF from the coding sequence ATGAAGACCACGATTCTGGCCCGCCTGGGCCTTGCCGGCTTCGCCGCAGCCATGGGCCTCGGCGCGAGCGCCGCACACGCACAAAGCAACGTCACTATCTACGGCCTGATCTCGGGCGGTGTGGGTTACGTGAGCAATCAGGGTGGCAGCAAGAATTGGCAGGCGCTCTCGGGCACCAACCAGAATCCGCGCTGGGGTTTCCGGGGCTCGGAAGATCTCGGCAACGGCACCAAGGCCATCTTCACGCTCGAAGCCGGCTTCAGCATCGTGAACGGCACCGGCGCACAAAATGGTCGCGCCTTCGGTCGCCAGTCGTTCGTCGGCCTGTCCGACAAGCAGTGGGGCACCCTCACGCTCGGTCGTCAGTACGACACCATTCACGACTACGTCGGCCCGATCATCATTTCGAGCAACGGCGTGAACATTGGTGACAACGACAACGGATACAACGATATCCGCATGCAGAACTCGGTGAAGTGGGTCAGCCCGACCGTAGGCGGCTTTCACGGCACGGCACAATACGGCTTCTCGAATTCGGCCACGGGTTTTCGCAACAACAACGCCTACAGCTTCGGCCTCGGGTACAAGTACGGCGACTTCGACTGGAATGCCGCCTACGCGCAGTACAACAATCCGTTCAGCGGCACGAACAACGACGGCGCCATCGCCAACGATTACGCCAGCCCGCTGCTGATCTTCTCGAAGAGCGCCACGCGCGCCAACGTCTATGCCCGCGAGCAGCGCATCTTCGCCACGGGCGGCTTCTATCGCTGGGGCCCGGCCCTCATCGGCGCAATGTTCTCGGACGTGAACTACACGTACCTCGACAACTCGCACCTGCATCTGCAGAACTACAACCTGACGCTGAACTACAACGTCACGCCCGCGCTTGTGCTGGGTGCAGCGTACGGCTTCACCGCAGGCAAGTACGATGTGATCAATACGCGTCCGCAATGGCACCAGGTCAACCTGCAAGCCGACTACTGGCTGTCCAAGCGCACGGACGTTGCGCTCACGCTCAACGCGCAGCAAGCCGCCGGCGACGCGCAGGTCGCGCAGCTCTTCGGCTACGCGGCGTCGAGCACCAAGCGACAGATGGCCGTGACGCTCGGCATGCGCCACACGTTCTGA